In Alkalihalobacterium alkalinitrilicum, a genomic segment contains:
- a CDS encoding ABC transporter ATP-binding protein produces MIEFKNVSKQYFDGKWWGQKKKIQALDDISLHIKEGSCFALVGESGSGKSTLGKILIGLEKPESGQIFFNGFNLLNSSNQTRQQLRRDMQIVFQDCFSAVNSRMKIRDVIAEPMRVHLQYSSKEKREEVKRLLETVGLTAEDGEKYPHQFSGGQLQRITIARAISIQPKFIILDEVINSLDVLVQISILKLLKKLQRELNLTYLFISHDLHSVKLFADEVAVMDKGKIVDYTEDVKEFDKLTHPASRRLLEAQLPIKTQQASEDMSVKKGMNVS; encoded by the coding sequence ATGATAGAATTTAAAAACGTATCAAAACAGTATTTTGATGGCAAATGGTGGGGACAGAAAAAGAAAATACAGGCCCTAGACGATATTTCTTTACACATCAAGGAAGGATCGTGTTTTGCTTTAGTAGGAGAAAGCGGCTCTGGTAAGAGTACTTTAGGAAAAATACTGATTGGTCTTGAGAAGCCGGAAAGTGGTCAGATATTTTTTAATGGATTCAATTTACTTAATAGTTCCAACCAAACTAGACAGCAATTACGCAGAGACATGCAAATTGTCTTTCAAGATTGCTTTAGTGCCGTCAATTCTCGTATGAAAATAAGAGATGTGATTGCTGAACCGATGCGTGTTCATTTACAATACTCCTCAAAAGAAAAAAGGGAAGAAGTAAAGAGATTGTTAGAGACCGTTGGATTAACCGCAGAGGATGGTGAGAAATACCCCCATCAATTTAGTGGTGGACAGCTCCAGCGAATTACGATTGCAAGGGCCATCTCTATTCAACCTAAGTTTATCATCTTAGATGAAGTAATTAATAGTTTAGATGTGTTGGTTCAGATTAGTATATTAAAGTTATTAAAAAAATTGCAACGTGAATTGAACTTAACCTATCTTTTTATAAGCCATGATTTACATTCAGTGAAACTGTTTGCTGATGAGGTAGCTGTAATGGATAAGGGAAAAATAGTTGATTATACAGAAGATGTCAAGGAGTTTGATAAATTAACGCATCCTGCAAGTAGAAGGTTGCTAGAAGCTCAGCTTCCTATTAAGACGCAGCAAGCTAGTGAGGATATGTCGGTGAAGAAAGGAATGAATGTATCATAG
- a CDS encoding ABC transporter ATP-binding protein — MLEVKNLSVFVQRETDEIEVVQDISFKIPKGKIVGVVGESGSGKSMICTTILQLFRESRRVSGEVLFQGESLHAKNKEEMRKLRGKEIALIMQNPMAMFNPMVSIGDHFIETLQAHVNISKKEAKQKALEQLSRYQLPEENILNKYPHELSGGMLQRIMIAIAVCHRPSLLIADEPTTALDTMTQLRILDELLAYQQESGTSMLIVSHDLGVIAKLADDLIVMRRGLMVEYGPASLVLEQPLHSYTKALLAVKKENSLLEELVDHYEEPMEGHFIEWKPGYWVRQ; from the coding sequence TTGTTAGAAGTAAAAAATCTATCTGTTTTTGTACAACGTGAAACGGATGAAATTGAGGTTGTCCAGGATATAAGCTTTAAAATCCCAAAAGGGAAAATTGTGGGTGTTGTCGGGGAGAGCGGTAGCGGAAAATCAATGATATGTACCACGATTCTTCAATTGTTTCGTGAGAGTCGTCGAGTGTCCGGAGAGGTTTTATTTCAGGGTGAATCTCTTCATGCTAAAAACAAGGAGGAGATGCGTAAGCTAAGGGGGAAGGAAATCGCTCTTATTATGCAAAATCCCATGGCCATGTTTAATCCTATGGTATCGATTGGAGATCACTTTATCGAAACACTACAAGCTCACGTTAATATAAGTAAAAAAGAGGCGAAACAAAAAGCACTTGAACAGCTTTCTCGTTATCAGCTACCTGAAGAGAATATATTAAACAAATATCCTCATGAGCTAAGTGGAGGAATGCTACAAAGGATAATGATTGCGATAGCAGTTTGCCATCGTCCATCTTTACTAATTGCAGATGAACCAACAACAGCCTTAGACACGATGACACAGCTACGCATCTTAGATGAGCTATTAGCATATCAGCAAGAATCTGGCACGAGTATGCTCATTGTTTCTCATGATTTGGGAGTGATTGCTAAATTAGCTGATGATCTCATCGTGATGAGACGCGGGTTGATGGTTGAGTATGGCCCTGCTTCCTTAGTCCTTGAACAACCGCTTCATTCATACACGAAAGCCTTACTAGCAGTAAAAAAAGAGAATAGTCTCTTAGAAGAGTTGGTAGACCATTATGAAGAACCAATGGAAGGTCATTTTATAGAATGGAAACCTGGTTATTGGGTAAGGCAGTAG
- a CDS encoding helix-turn-helix domain-containing protein — translation MSITNKSNKVEVKLDFELNTIMKIGHIMNWLNAENNYVLKTKEEFALEDFIKGSVHNELDRMELINEIFCELKTKPLRSPKNVKNKFKEQLKILGLKQQDLSEMTGISNSELSIVLNNKRFISMEYFLLIWISLGCPPIEKCFELEKVEKKK, via the coding sequence ATGTCTATCACAAATAAGTCTAACAAAGTTGAGGTGAAGTTAGATTTTGAACTAAACACTATTATGAAAATAGGGCACATTATGAACTGGCTTAATGCAGAAAACAATTACGTTTTAAAAACTAAAGAGGAATTTGCTTTAGAGGATTTTATTAAAGGATCCGTACATAACGAGCTAGACCGGATGGAATTAATTAACGAGATTTTTTGCGAGTTGAAAACAAAGCCACTTCGCTCTCCCAAAAATGTGAAGAATAAATTTAAGGAACAACTAAAAATATTAGGACTGAAACAACAAGATCTTTCTGAAATGACAGGTATCTCCAATAGTGAGCTTAGTATAGTCTTAAATAATAAACGATTTATTTCAATGGAGTATTTTTTGTTGATTTGGATTTCACTGGGTTGCCCGCCGATAGAAAAGTGTTTTGAATTGGAAAAAGTTGAGAAAAAGAAATAA
- the cntE gene encoding staphylopine family metallophore export MFS transporter CntE translates to MFQLYVLALFFFTANSILTVIFPLQAADYGFREGEIGIMMGMYMFVCMGLRPWAGQLIAKYSVLTIMKWLLVGHALALLLYVWLGVESLYIVRALQGVVTAFFSMAMQIGIASILLDKDRGQGMSMYSLSTVLPGLYGPALALLLWTHFDHLYLLLLIAALSVLPFLFVFRSPLPATREDKGMFTFREMYTAFKTTRRHRGLMVSALVMLIGASVFGAITTFLPLYMITTGYGNAALYLFLQAIVVVVSRFLLRKIVPSDGKWHPSFMSIVLVSSVIGTTLLAFMPYIGHFIYVSAIFNGLATAMLYPTIITYMSFAIPQESKHILLGVFLASYDLGFALGGFVMGFVIQMSSFSIMFIICAIVGLAAIMFIWANRKEADVFVIDKGAVS, encoded by the coding sequence ATGTTTCAATTATATGTACTGGCTCTATTCTTCTTTACTGCCAATTCCATTTTAACCGTCATTTTCCCATTACAGGCAGCTGATTATGGTTTCAGGGAAGGTGAAATTGGAATTATGATGGGAATGTACATGTTTGTCTGTATGGGGCTAAGACCTTGGGCAGGTCAATTAATTGCCAAATATAGCGTATTAACTATCATGAAATGGTTGTTAGTAGGTCATGCGTTAGCCTTGTTATTGTATGTTTGGTTAGGAGTCGAGAGCCTGTATATCGTACGTGCCCTTCAAGGGGTGGTGACAGCGTTCTTTTCCATGGCCATGCAAATAGGGATAGCTTCAATTTTGTTAGATAAGGACAGGGGTCAAGGTATGTCCATGTACTCCTTATCTACTGTTTTGCCAGGTTTATATGGACCGGCGTTAGCTTTGCTCCTCTGGACTCATTTTGACCATCTATATTTATTACTTTTAATTGCTGCCTTATCCGTGCTGCCGTTTTTATTTGTATTCCGCTCTCCGTTACCAGCAACAAGAGAGGATAAAGGGATGTTTACGTTTCGGGAGATGTATACAGCTTTTAAGACTACAAGGCGGCATAGAGGGCTTATGGTTTCTGCTCTTGTTATGCTGATCGGTGCAAGTGTTTTTGGAGCTATTACTACCTTTTTACCTTTGTATATGATAACGACTGGCTATGGTAATGCAGCATTGTATTTATTTTTACAAGCAATAGTTGTGGTCGTGAGTCGGTTTTTACTTCGAAAAATAGTTCCTTCTGATGGGAAATGGCATCCATCTTTTATGTCGATTGTTTTAGTAAGTTCGGTTATTGGAACCACCCTTTTGGCATTCATGCCTTATATAGGTCACTTTATTTATGTATCAGCCATTTTTAATGGTTTGGCTACAGCGATGCTTTATCCAACGATCATTACGTATATGTCTTTTGCTATTCCGCAGGAGAGCAAGCATATATTACTCGGCGTTTTTCTTGCTTCTTATGATTTAGGCTTTGCTCTAGGTGGGTTTGTTATGGGATTTGTAATACAAATGAGTTCTTTTTCAATAATGTTTATTATTTGTGCAATTGTAGGTCTCGCTGCAATTATGTTCATTTGGGCAAATAGGAAAGAAGCAGATGTTTTCGTAATAGATAAGGGTGCCGTCTCTTAA
- a CDS encoding GTPase family protein: MTSREVLEKRLQQITDTMDSVEELINGVDFVIPKKAKDLVINALKSDEITSIMEGIKERRPPRLVIMGRTGVGKSSLINAIFGEYLAETSAIEVGTKDSQVFQYKKNDEVIFEIIDTRGIKENLNALSSTAEEDLKNVIEDFEPDAFLLLTNGADRSTLREDAVYLKEVYSSLDITVPLVTVITRIDDIEPARIKEPTRYTQKKKDNIAIKEQQVSQVLEEVGLSDTFIVPVSSYIEWNHDDPESLSPEERAKLVIEFDGRYNIDKLVNFLEENIDFRAAVYLMLNNKLDIAIEKIANKFVKVFSTASAGVAITPIPASDIVVLIPIQIVEVTLIAYLSGHKIDSKMAREFILSLGGVALFGLGLRFVAQQGAKFLNVVIPGSGSAISSTIAYSGTYAIGKAAIAYYIDGKTKEQAKQEMEDAKKEEQLQ; the protein is encoded by the coding sequence ATGACTAGCAGAGAGGTTTTAGAAAAAAGATTGCAACAAATTACAGATACGATGGACTCTGTTGAAGAATTAATTAATGGGGTAGATTTTGTTATCCCGAAAAAAGCCAAAGATTTAGTGATTAATGCTTTAAAATCAGATGAGATTACTAGTATTATGGAAGGAATCAAAGAAAGAAGACCGCCTAGATTAGTCATAATGGGGCGCACAGGTGTAGGAAAAAGCAGCCTTATTAATGCCATATTTGGTGAATACTTAGCAGAGACTAGTGCTATAGAGGTTGGTACTAAAGATTCTCAAGTATTTCAATATAAAAAGAATGATGAAGTAATATTTGAAATTATTGATACTAGAGGAATTAAAGAAAATTTAAATGCATTATCAAGTACAGCTGAAGAAGATTTAAAAAATGTAATTGAAGATTTTGAACCAGATGCCTTTTTATTATTAACCAATGGTGCTGATAGATCTACTTTAAGAGAAGATGCTGTGTATCTTAAAGAAGTCTATAGTAGTCTAGATATAACTGTCCCTTTAGTTACAGTTATTACACGAATAGATGATATAGAGCCAGCTAGAATTAAGGAACCAACAAGATATACTCAAAAGAAAAAAGATAACATTGCAATAAAAGAGCAACAGGTTAGTCAAGTATTAGAAGAAGTAGGATTATCAGATACTTTTATAGTACCAGTTTCTTCATATATTGAATGGAATCATGATGACCCAGAATCTTTGTCTCCAGAAGAGCGTGCGAAACTAGTGATTGAATTTGATGGAAGATACAATATTGATAAGCTGGTAAACTTTTTAGAAGAAAACATTGACTTTCGTGCCGCTGTATATTTAATGTTGAACAACAAACTTGATATAGCTATTGAGAAAATTGCCAATAAGTTTGTCAAAGTGTTTTCAACAGCAAGTGCAGGTGTGGCAATTACTCCGATACCAGCAAGTGATATTGTAGTTCTAATACCTATACAAATAGTTGAAGTTACTCTTATAGCTTATCTAAGTGGACATAAGATAGATAGTAAGATGGCAAGAGAATTTATTCTTTCGTTAGGAGGAGTAGCTTTGTTTGGATTAGGATTGAGATTTGTAGCTCAACAAGGTGCAAAATTTTTAAATGTAGTAATACCAGGTTCAGGATCTGCTATCAGTAGTACAATAGCTTATTCGGGAACTTATGCAATAGGTAAAGCAGCAATAGCTTACTATATAGATGGAAAAACAAAAGAACAAGCGAAGCAAGAAATGGAAGATGCAAAAAAAGAAGAACAGTTGCAATAA
- a CDS encoding IS256 family transposase, whose protein sequence is MQDYGNKTIKELAKECRTVEDVHAMLKNLFKDTIQEVFEAEIENQLGYKKHDAQGDHTGNSRNGYSKKTLKTKFGNTELEVPRDRNGEYEPQIIKKYETTANGLEDQIVALYAKGMSTRDIESHMNDIYGIDVSPTMVSKVTDKIMPLITEWQSRPLDRVYPIVFLDAIHFKVRKDNRIINKAAYSVLGITVSGHKEILGIWIGENESASFWLGVCTDLKNRGVEDILIACKDGLSGFSEAINSVFPQTEIQLCVIHQIRNSMKYVSYKEQKQVMADLKKVYQALTMEEAELAFEEFKEKWGKKHPIIIRSWEANWIELTAYFAYPPAIRKMIYTTNIIEGYHRQLRKVTKTKTAYPTDEALRKIIYLATMEVSKKWTMPLIGWKECISQLAIYFEDRLKSELSA, encoded by the coding sequence ATGCAAGACTATGGAAACAAAACAATTAAGGAATTGGCAAAAGAATGCCGTACTGTTGAAGATGTCCACGCCATGTTAAAAAACTTATTTAAGGATACAATTCAAGAGGTTTTTGAAGCTGAAATAGAAAATCAGTTAGGCTATAAAAAGCACGACGCTCAAGGAGATCATACAGGGAATAGTAGAAATGGCTATAGTAAGAAAACATTAAAAACCAAGTTTGGGAATACAGAATTAGAGGTTCCGAGAGATCGTAATGGTGAGTATGAACCACAAATTATTAAGAAGTATGAAACAACGGCGAACGGACTTGAAGATCAAATTGTCGCTCTTTACGCTAAAGGTATGTCGACTAGGGATATTGAATCTCACATGAATGATATCTATGGCATAGATGTCTCTCCTACGATGGTTAGTAAAGTAACAGATAAAATTATGCCATTAATTACAGAGTGGCAATCGCGTCCTTTAGATCGTGTATATCCGATTGTTTTTTTAGACGCCATTCACTTTAAGGTGCGTAAAGACAACCGAATTATCAATAAGGCTGCGTATAGTGTTTTAGGTATAACTGTCTCAGGTCATAAAGAAATTCTCGGCATTTGGATCGGCGAGAATGAGAGTGCCAGCTTTTGGCTAGGCGTATGTACAGACTTGAAAAATCGAGGGGTTGAGGACATCTTGATTGCTTGTAAAGATGGTCTTTCAGGTTTTTCTGAAGCTATTAATTCCGTCTTTCCTCAAACGGAAATTCAACTATGTGTAATCCATCAAATTCGTAACTCTATGAAATATGTTTCATACAAAGAACAAAAGCAAGTGATGGCAGATTTAAAGAAAGTCTATCAAGCTTTAACGATGGAAGAGGCCGAACTAGCCTTTGAAGAGTTTAAGGAAAAATGGGGCAAGAAGCACCCAATTATTATCAGGTCTTGGGAAGCGAACTGGATTGAGTTGACCGCTTATTTTGCTTATCCACCTGCCATTAGAAAAATGATTTATACCACCAATATTATTGAAGGTTATCATAGACAGCTACGAAAAGTAACCAAAACAAAAACAGCCTATCCAACGGATGAGGCTTTAAGGAAAATTATTTATTTAGCTACCATGGAAGTATCAAAAAAATGGACTATGCCCCTAATAGGTTGGAAAGAATGTATATCACAGCTAGCCATTTATTTTGAAGATCGGCTTAAGTCGGAACTATCTGCATAG
- the cntE gene encoding staphylopine family metallophore export MFS transporter CntE, with protein sequence MRGALSWPFLRLYLLVLLYFSANSILNVIIPLKGVSLGASNTTIGIIMGAYLFTTMFFRPWAGQIIQKHGPIKVLRVILILNGFALIIYTFTGLGGYFFARMLQGVSTAFFSMALQIGIIDALPEEDRSQGISLYSLFSYVPGIIGPLLALGIWQAGDMNYFTVVMIGIAIFTGLVGYSAKMDKNTEQPVTSNAEQGVNIIQSFRQLVQNPFLFKCSILMLTSSMVFGATTVFIPLYALQLESGNAGIYLMLMAGTVVFSRFTLRKRIPSDGKWHSSFIMGTMLILALAAQCVSFSITGGPIFFYGGAILMGIAQALIYPTLTSYLTFVLPKANRNVLLGLFIATADLGVSLGGVIMGPLADIFSYSFMYMICAFLGVAMIIFGYERRKIFVG encoded by the coding sequence GTGAGAGGAGCATTGTCTTGGCCTTTTTTACGCTTATATTTATTAGTTCTTCTATATTTTAGTGCCAACTCTATTCTAAATGTTATTATCCCGTTAAAAGGAGTATCATTAGGTGCTAGTAATACAACGATTGGAATTATTATGGGAGCCTATCTATTTACCACTATGTTCTTTCGCCCGTGGGCAGGTCAAATAATTCAGAAACATGGTCCAATAAAAGTGTTACGAGTTATATTAATCCTTAATGGCTTTGCCTTAATAATCTATACATTTACTGGATTAGGAGGGTATTTTTTCGCCCGTATGCTACAAGGGGTATCGACGGCATTCTTTTCCATGGCACTACAGATAGGTATTATAGATGCTTTGCCAGAGGAAGATCGCTCTCAAGGTATTTCGTTATATTCGTTATTTTCTTATGTACCTGGAATCATAGGTCCATTGCTTGCTTTAGGGATTTGGCAAGCTGGTGATATGAATTATTTTACAGTTGTGATGATAGGAATTGCGATTTTTACAGGTTTGGTTGGCTATAGTGCGAAAATGGATAAAAACACTGAACAGCCTGTTACGAGTAATGCTGAACAGGGTGTCAATATAATTCAATCATTTAGGCAATTAGTACAAAATCCGTTTTTATTTAAATGTAGCATACTAATGTTGACTTCTTCCATGGTATTTGGAGCCACTACAGTCTTTATCCCCTTATATGCTTTGCAATTAGAAAGCGGCAATGCTGGAATTTACCTCATGCTTATGGCAGGAACAGTTGTCTTTTCTCGCTTTACTTTAAGAAAGAGAATTCCTTCAGATGGGAAATGGCATTCTTCTTTTATCATGGGAACTATGCTTATTCTAGCGTTAGCAGCCCAGTGTGTAAGCTTTTCTATAACTGGTGGACCTATCTTTTTTTATGGAGGTGCAATTTTAATGGGGATAGCTCAGGCACTTATCTATCCGACGTTAACATCATACTTGACTTTTGTTTTGCCTAAAGCAAATCGTAATGTATTACTTGGTTTATTTATTGCTACTGCTGATTTAGGAGTTTCGCTCGGAGGAGTTATTATGGGACCATTAGCAGATATTTTCTCCTATTCATTTATGTATATGATTTGTGCTTTTTTAGGAGTAGCAATGATTATTTTTGGCTATGAGCGAAGAAAAATATTTGTTGGGTAA
- a CDS encoding tyrosine-type recombinase/integrase: protein MILVYRLQGCTCSVPNCKCDKSWAFVIDIGRDPETGKRKQATKGGFGSIEEAQFAAQTLLNEKKHGTYIKESNILFKDFAQEWLSIYQERTGAKSGTMRLRKYSINKLLPYLAHVKLRDITEEMYQKAINDLKAKNFARSTLEGFHTTGKMIFKMALSKRMIKINPTEYAYIPRDPEVVIESDEEDIPKYLELDELLQFLDTAKNKGLFMDELIFTTLAFTGMRVGELVVLKWKDIDFDNHTIKITKTYNNEKNNTIEYSLGTPKTKRSRRTISVHETVIELFKKHKAEQEKLKERFGPAYYDQDFVFANINRHPGYPILTKFVGTRINRLSKFFKFKVCNHTLRHTHTSLLAEAGVKLDPIKDRLGHFDDETTRKVYLHVTSTVKREASDKFGQLIQGRM, encoded by the coding sequence TTGATTCTAGTTTATCGTTTACAAGGTTGCACTTGCAGTGTACCTAATTGCAAGTGTGACAAATCTTGGGCTTTCGTTATAGACATCGGACGAGACCCAGAGACTGGCAAAAGAAAACAAGCAACAAAAGGTGGTTTTGGATCAATAGAAGAAGCCCAGTTTGCTGCTCAAACTTTACTTAATGAAAAAAAGCATGGTACTTATATTAAAGAGTCGAATATTCTCTTTAAAGATTTTGCACAAGAGTGGCTTTCAATTTATCAAGAAAGAACTGGAGCTAAGTCTGGAACAATGCGTCTTAGAAAGTACAGTATTAATAAACTACTCCCTTATCTTGCTCATGTAAAACTGAGAGACATCACTGAAGAGATGTATCAAAAAGCAATAAATGATTTAAAAGCTAAAAACTTTGCTAGGAGTACATTAGAAGGCTTCCATACCACTGGAAAAATGATTTTTAAAATGGCTCTTAGCAAGAGAATGATTAAAATAAATCCGACAGAGTATGCTTATATCCCTCGAGATCCAGAAGTTGTAATTGAGTCAGATGAAGAAGACATACCTAAATATTTAGAACTCGATGAACTGTTACAATTCTTGGATACTGCTAAGAATAAGGGTCTATTTATGGATGAACTAATTTTCACTACCCTAGCCTTTACAGGTATGCGTGTTGGAGAGTTAGTAGTACTCAAGTGGAAAGATATTGATTTCGATAATCACACAATTAAGATTACAAAAACGTACAACAATGAAAAAAACAATACAATAGAATACTCATTAGGAACTCCAAAAACCAAACGTTCCAGACGTACCATTTCCGTACATGAAACAGTGATTGAATTGTTTAAAAAACATAAGGCCGAACAAGAAAAGTTAAAAGAAAGATTTGGCCCTGCCTATTACGATCAAGATTTTGTATTTGCAAACATCAACCGACATCCAGGCTACCCGATCCTCACAAAGTTTGTTGGAACTAGAATAAATAGGTTATCAAAGTTTTTTAAATTTAAAGTATGCAACCACACACTTCGTCATACCCACACATCCCTTCTTGCAGAAGCAGGAGTAAAACTAGATCCAATTAAGGACCGATTGGGGCATTTCGACGACGAAACGACTAGAAAGGTTTACCTCCATGTAACGTCAACAGTGAAAAGAGAGGCTTCCGATAAATTTGGACAATTAATTCAGGGGAGAATGTGA
- a CDS encoding DDE-type integrase/transposase/recombinase: MTYKEVHQLFKEGFSKSAIARKLNISRNRVIDYLKMTPDEFEDFLNSIQTREKKLDLYHNQILGWIREHPDLTAAQVYDWLEEKLDFKEVSENTVRNYLNEMRDFYHIPKVKAYRTYAVVPELPMGQQVQVDFGQTVIKGQYGNNIKLYFIAFVLAHSRYKYVEWLDRPFRTSDVIRMHENAFHYFEGIPFEMVYDQDALLAVSENAGDLIMTAEFTKYHLARQFNIYLCRKSDPESKGYVKKRIM, encoded by the coding sequence ATGACTTATAAGGAGGTCCATCAGCTTTTTAAAGAGGGATTCTCAAAGAGTGCAATTGCTAGGAAACTGAATATCTCAAGAAATAGGGTGATAGATTATTTGAAAATGACACCAGATGAGTTTGAGGATTTTTTGAATTCAATACAAACACGAGAAAAGAAGTTGGACTTGTATCACAATCAAATACTGGGTTGGATTAGAGAACACCCAGATCTAACAGCTGCTCAAGTATATGATTGGTTAGAGGAAAAATTAGACTTTAAAGAGGTGAGTGAAAATACGGTTAGGAATTATCTAAATGAGATGAGAGATTTTTATCATATTCCGAAAGTTAAAGCGTATCGCACTTATGCTGTAGTTCCAGAACTTCCTATGGGTCAACAAGTTCAAGTGGACTTTGGACAGACAGTAATTAAAGGACAATATGGTAACAACATCAAGCTTTACTTTATTGCATTTGTATTAGCCCATTCTCGTTATAAGTACGTGGAGTGGCTTGACCGACCGTTTCGTACCTCAGATGTAATTAGAATGCATGAGAATGCTTTCCATTATTTTGAGGGAATACCGTTTGAGATGGTATACGATCAAGATGCGCTACTAGCTGTTAGTGAAAATGCTGGTGACTTGATCATGACAGCTGAATTCACAAAGTATCATCTAGCACGTCAATTCAACATTTATCTATGTAGAAAGAGTGATCCTGAATCAAAAGGTTATGTAAAGAAGAGGATAATGTAA
- a CDS encoding ABC transporter permease gives MKKRNKRLPLIISSSLVALVTMVAILEPWLVLHDPYAINMAMKLQGFSATYPLGTDHLGRCVLSRLIAGARVSLFTTFSILFVTLVISLVVGIVAGYVGGIIDTVLMRICDILLAMPNFIFALVIVGTLGGGLFNMFIGIVFVSWVWYARIIRNMVLSLKEAQFVKYAQVTGVSRFNIMRVHILPFVFPQIFLLKLIGLGSTILLISELSFLGLGVSAPMAEWGMMISDSKTFLLSNPMLMFIPGFIISLTVLLFNWFGDAVRDALDPKTL, from the coding sequence ATGAAAAAGCGAAACAAGCGTTTACCTTTAATCATCAGTAGCTCCCTTGTTGCGTTAGTTACTATGGTGGCTATACTTGAACCGTGGTTAGTACTTCATGACCCCTATGCAATCAATATGGCCATGAAGCTCCAAGGCTTTTCAGCTACCTACCCCTTAGGTACGGACCATTTAGGACGCTGTGTACTATCAAGGCTCATCGCAGGTGCAAGAGTATCCTTGTTTACCACATTTTCAATTTTATTTGTAACATTAGTTATTAGTCTGGTTGTTGGCATTGTAGCAGGCTATGTTGGTGGAATTATAGATACAGTATTAATGCGTATTTGTGATATTTTACTAGCGATGCCCAACTTTATTTTTGCCCTTGTTATAGTAGGAACGCTTGGCGGTGGGCTTTTCAATATGTTTATAGGAATAGTCTTTGTCTCTTGGGTATGGTATGCCCGTATAATTCGAAACATGGTGTTAAGTCTTAAAGAAGCCCAGTTTGTGAAGTATGCTCAGGTGACAGGAGTTTCCCGCTTTAACATTATGAGAGTCCATATTCTTCCTTTTGTTTTTCCACAAATATTCCTGCTTAAATTAATTGGGTTAGGTTCTACGATTTTACTCATATCTGAACTATCGTTTCTAGGCCTAGGAGTGAGCGCCCCAATGGCTGAGTGGGGGATGATGATTAGTGATAGTAAAACATTTTTATTAAGCAATCCGATGTTAATGTTTATTCCAGGTTTCATAATTTCACTAACTGTGCTCCTCTTTAATTGGTTTGGAGATGCGGTGCGTGATGCTCTAGATCCAAAAACGCTATAG